From one Melospiza melodia melodia isolate bMelMel2 chromosome 6, bMelMel2.pri, whole genome shotgun sequence genomic stretch:
- the LOC134419849 gene encoding vitamin D 25-hydroxylase isoform X1 gives MRVAAEPGARPGAATATAPAGSGSWLLALAAPLALLLALVVRQLLKQRRPPGFPPGPAGLPLLGNIPALGAEQPHVYLRRQSLIHGQIFSLDLGGISAVVLNGYDAVKECLVHQSEIFADRPSLPLFKKLTNMGGLLNSKYGRGWTEHRKLAVNTFRVFGYGQKSFEHKISEESLFFLEAIDTYKGRPLDLKHLITNAVSNITNLIIFGERFTYEDTEFQHMIEIFSENIELAASASVFLYNAFPWIGILPFGKHQQLFKNAAEVYEFLHELIERVSENRKPQSPRHFVDAYLDEMDCNGNDPESTYSRENLIFSVGELIIAGTETTTNVLRWAVLFMALYPNIQGQVQKEIDVVIGPNKMPTLEEKCKMPYTEAVLHEVLRFCNIVPLGIFHATSKDTVVRGYTIPGGTTVITNLYSVHFDEKYWSNPEVFFPERFLDSNGQFIKKDAFIPFSLGRRHCLGEQLARMEMFIFFTSLLQRFHLHFPHGVIPELKPRLGMTLQPQPYLVCAQRR, from the exons aTGCGGGTGGCGGCGGAGCCGGGGGCGCGCCCGGGCGCGGCGACAGCGACagccccggcgggcagcggctcGTGGCTGCTGGCGCTGGCGGCgccgctggcgctgctgctggcgctggtggtgcggcagctgctgaagcagcGGCGGCCGCCCGGcttcccgcccggccccgcggggctgCCGCTGCTCGGCAACATCCCCGCGCTGGGCGCCGAGCAGCCGCACGTCTACCTGCGGCGGCAGAGCCTGATCCACGGGCAG ATCTTCAGCCTTGACCTTGGGGGAATATCTGCCGTTGTGCTGAATGGCTACGATGCAGTGAAGGAATGCCTTGtccaccaaagtgaaattttTGCAGACAGGCCGTCTCTTCCCTTGTTCAAGAAACTGACAAACATGGGAG gctTACTGAACAGTAAATATGGCAGAGGATGGACAGAACACCGCAAATTAGCTGTAAATACCTTTCGAGTTTTTGGATATGGCCAAAAGTCCTTTGAACACAAAATTTCAGAAGAATCTCTGTTTTTTCTTGAGGCCATTGATACATACAAAGGCAGACCCCTTGACCTTAAGCACTTGATAACAAATGCTGTTTCAAACATTACTAATTTGATTATTTTTGGAGAACGTTTCACATACGAAGATACTGAATTTCAGCACATGATTGAGATTTTTAGTGAAAACATTGAATTAGCTGCTAGTGCTTCTGTATTTTTATATAATGCTTTTCCTTGGATTGGTATCTTGCCATTTGGGAAACACCAGCAGCTGTTCAAAAATGCAGCTGAAGTCTATGAGTTTCTTCATGAGCTTATTGAACGTGTCTCTGAAAATAGGAAGCCTCAGTCACCTCGACATTTCGTAGATGCATATTTAGATGAGATGGATTGCAATGGAAACGACCCAGAATCTACATATTCAAGagaaaatttaattttctccGTTGGAGAACTCATCATAGCTGGGACAGAAACCACAACAAATGTTTTAAGATGGGCAGTGTTATTTATGGCTCTTTATCCAAACATTCAAG GGCAAGTTCAGAAAGAAATTGATGTTGTCATTGGCCCAAACAAAATGCCCACCCTGGAGGAGAAGTGCAAGATGCCCTACACTGAGGCTGTTCTGCACGAGGTGCTGAGGTTCTGTAACATTGTCCCACTGGGCATTTTCCATGCAACTTCCAAGGACACTGTTGTGCGTGGGTACACCATTCCTGGAGGCACCACAGTCATTACCAACCTCTACTCTGTTCACTTTGATGAAAAATACTGGAGCAATCCAGAAGTGTTTTTTCCTGAGAGGTTTTTGGACAGTAATGGGCAGTTTATCAAGAAAGATGCATTTATTCCTTTTTCCCTAG GAAGGAGACACTGCCTTGGAGAACAGCTGGCTCGAATGGAGATGTTTATTTTTTTCACCTCGTTGCTGCAGAGGTTCCACCTGCACTTCCCCCACGGAGTGATCCCGGAGCTGAAGCCCAGGCTGGGGATGACCCTGCAGCCGCAGCCGTACCTGGTGTGCGCCCAGAGGCGCTGA
- the LOC134419849 gene encoding vitamin D 25-hydroxylase isoform X2 — MDCNGNDPESTYSRENLIFSVGELIIAGTETTTNVLRWAVLFMALYPNIQGQVQKEIDVVIGPNKMPTLEEKCKMPYTEAVLHEVLRFCNIVPLGIFHATSKDTVVRGYTIPGGTTVITNLYSVHFDEKYWSNPEVFFPERFLDSNGQFIKKDAFIPFSLGRRHCLGEQLARMEMFIFFTSLLQRFHLHFPHGVIPELKPRLGMTLQPQPYLVCAQRR; from the exons ATGGATTGCAATGGAAACGACCCAGAATCTACATATTCAAGagaaaatttaattttctccGTTGGAGAACTCATCATAGCTGGGACAGAAACCACAACAAATGTTTTAAGATGGGCAGTGTTATTTATGGCTCTTTATCCAAACATTCAAG GGCAAGTTCAGAAAGAAATTGATGTTGTCATTGGCCCAAACAAAATGCCCACCCTGGAGGAGAAGTGCAAGATGCCCTACACTGAGGCTGTTCTGCACGAGGTGCTGAGGTTCTGTAACATTGTCCCACTGGGCATTTTCCATGCAACTTCCAAGGACACTGTTGTGCGTGGGTACACCATTCCTGGAGGCACCACAGTCATTACCAACCTCTACTCTGTTCACTTTGATGAAAAATACTGGAGCAATCCAGAAGTGTTTTTTCCTGAGAGGTTTTTGGACAGTAATGGGCAGTTTATCAAGAAAGATGCATTTATTCCTTTTTCCCTAG GAAGGAGACACTGCCTTGGAGAACAGCTGGCTCGAATGGAGATGTTTATTTTTTTCACCTCGTTGCTGCAGAGGTTCCACCTGCACTTCCCCCACGGAGTGATCCCGGAGCTGAAGCCCAGGCTGGGGATGACCCTGCAGCCGCAGCCGTACCTGGTGTGCGCCCAGAGGCGCTGA